The Trypanosoma brucei gambiense DAL972 chromosome 10, complete sequence genome has a segment encoding these proteins:
- a CDS encoding ribosome biogenesis protein, putative, which yields MVKREKRQRLADSSEEHGGTQETKQEVHGERGVVEESMIGEMQLKRATTDKRMTNRQKCLVLGSRNISSRDRHLLLDIRNLMPHAREHPKLGRTGGLGDSVIELCELHQCNSSLFIEAHRQDISYLWIAQAPRGPSVKMQLTNVHTADELRMAGNCLKYSRPLLHFDRDFETQPHLRVVKSLLQMTFNTPRYHPRSKPFVDHILCFFYLDGHIWFRHYQIIDTEPKSLMEIGPRFTLEPTSIFNGCFKGNVIWKNALARTPTEQRRDRKTRRLEKVHMNEAVKAKSKIHKALNPAPEPNPLDLVFRD from the coding sequence ATGGTTAAGAGGGAGAAACGTCAGCGGCTCGCCGATTCAAGTGAGGAACATGGAGGGACCCAGGAAACAAAGCAAGAAGTTCATGGGGAAAGGGGTGTGGTGGAGGAGTCAATGATCGGCGAAATGCAGCTGAAACGCGCAACAACGGATAAGCGGATGACAAACCGGCAGAAGTGCCTAGTTTTGGGCTCCCGTAATATATCTAGTCGAGACCGCCATCTTCTTCTTGACATCCGGAATTTGATGCCGCATGCTCGGGAGCACCCGAAGCTTGGTCGTACTGGTGGCCTAGGAGATAGTGTGATTGAACTTTGCGAGCTTCACCAGTGCAATAGTTCACTCTTTATTGAGGCTCACCGCCAGGATATCAGTTACCTTTGGATTGCTCAGGCTCCGCGGGGTCCCAGTGTGAAGATGCAATTAACAAATGTACACACGGCAGATGAACTACGCATGGCTGGAAACTGCTTGAAGTATAGTAGGCCGCTCCTCCACTTTGACAGGGATTTTGAGACCCAACCACACCTACGGGTCGTGAAGTCACTTCTCCAAATGACATTCAATACCCCACGGTATCACCCAAGATCTAAGCCGTTTGTTGACcacattttgtgctttttctACCTTGATGGACACATATGGTTCCGTCACTACCAGATAATTGACACGGAGCCAAAGTCATTGATGGAAATTGGACCACGTTTTACGTTGGAGCCGACGTCCATATTCAACGGGTGCTTCAAGGGGAACGTCATTTGGAAAAATGCGCTGGCCAGGACCCCCACGGAGCAGCGTCGCGACAGGAAGACGCGGCGGCTGGAGAAGGTACACATGAACGAGGC